The proteins below are encoded in one region of Bacteroides uniformis:
- a CDS encoding family 43 glycosylhydrolase: MADSLTKHLKPWIVPVSIFDVRKYGAIGDGSTLNTTAIQKAIDACFVAGGGTVRIAGGEYVTGTIELKSGVMLEVAKGARLLGSTNLKDYPDKVERFQSVMNVIHKYRISLIYAERAERVGICGEGEIYFRGEAKNFPGPETIGALEGRPFGIRMIECNNVVLKGITLRNSAAWMQSYIYCRDLIFDGITVFNHANHNNDALDPDGCKNVIVRNCFFSSHDDAMCLKSASAKPCENILIENSTFYSTCNAFKLGTDTQGDYRNIIARKLVLGGLPDASQSFRNRDDCSTGITLATVDGGNIENILIQDIEINRSRCPIFLRIGNRGRRLNEKMEHPGYLKNVVIKNIKGTDNRLQGSLISGIKEYPVENVVIRNMDIETVGGGTQKMATLEVPELEGGYPDAQDFRRNGLPAFGFYVRHAQNIYFKNIHITPKKAEERPLFRVGKDVENLWVDSKEMADVKYTFRNPILGGDYPDPTIIRSGEDYYMTHSAFNYLPGLTIFHSRDLVNWQPVSVALTRYLGSVWAPDICKYQGKYYIYFTVSQGNDRFSNHVVYADSPEGPWSEPVDLKIGYWIDPCHVVDESTGQRWLFLSGGHRVKLTDDGLSVAGKLEKVYDGWPIPQHWTVEGMALEGPKMKKIGEYYYFLNAQGGTAGAPTSHMAVVARSKSVDGPWENSPCNPLIHTYSGEEQWWSKGHASLVDTPDGRWWAVYHAYEKDYLTLGWQTLLEPIEITEDGWLKAPLEKKVEEEIPSPLSLNGAADRHARLDEFRIGFDWKFYKRYQPRRVRVEGDTLVLQAQGGNPAESSPMMFVTGAHKYEISARIECDSAAVAGLILYYNDRFYVGTGCDRHNRHKWRRGKYRGRSGQGDYTALWLKLRNEDHVVTGYYSYDGKKWMKETFGMEISGYNHNTLDDFQSVLPGLFVYGKGKAQFTDFQYKELE; this comes from the coding sequence GTGGCAGATTCACTAACCAAGCATCTGAAACCTTGGATAGTCCCCGTTTCTATATTCGATGTACGGAAGTATGGAGCAATAGGTGATGGGAGTACGCTGAACACCACTGCTATACAGAAGGCAATCGACGCTTGCTTTGTCGCAGGTGGAGGAACCGTACGGATAGCAGGAGGAGAATACGTGACGGGCACTATAGAATTGAAATCCGGTGTGATGCTGGAGGTAGCCAAAGGTGCTCGCTTACTGGGTAGCACGAATTTGAAAGATTATCCAGACAAGGTGGAACGCTTTCAAAGTGTGATGAACGTGATACACAAATACCGCATTTCGCTGATTTATGCCGAACGGGCGGAACGTGTGGGCATTTGCGGGGAGGGTGAGATATACTTTCGCGGCGAAGCAAAGAATTTTCCGGGACCAGAGACCATCGGAGCATTGGAAGGACGTCCTTTCGGCATCCGCATGATAGAGTGCAACAACGTGGTCCTGAAAGGAATCACCCTGCGCAACTCTGCCGCATGGATGCAAAGTTATATTTATTGTCGCGACTTAATATTCGATGGCATTACCGTGTTTAACCATGCCAATCACAACAATGACGCACTTGACCCGGACGGGTGTAAGAATGTCATTGTAAGAAACTGTTTTTTCAGTTCGCACGATGATGCCATGTGTCTGAAAAGTGCCAGTGCCAAACCTTGCGAAAACATACTGATAGAAAACTCTACCTTCTACTCCACCTGCAATGCTTTTAAACTGGGTACAGATACTCAAGGCGATTACCGTAACATCATCGCTCGCAAGTTGGTGCTGGGTGGCCTTCCGGATGCTTCCCAGTCTTTTCGTAACCGCGATGACTGCAGTACCGGTATCACATTGGCTACCGTGGACGGAGGAAACATCGAGAACATCTTGATACAAGATATAGAGATAAACCGTAGCCGTTGCCCCATCTTTCTCCGTATCGGTAATCGCGGACGCCGGCTCAACGAGAAGATGGAGCATCCCGGATATTTGAAGAACGTGGTAATCAAGAACATCAAAGGTACGGACAACCGTCTGCAAGGCTCGCTGATTTCGGGTATCAAGGAATATCCGGTAGAAAACGTTGTCATTCGCAACATGGATATTGAAACTGTGGGTGGCGGCACTCAAAAGATGGCAACATTGGAAGTGCCGGAATTGGAAGGTGGTTATCCCGATGCACAGGATTTCCGTCGGAACGGTTTGCCAGCATTCGGTTTTTATGTGCGCCATGCACAGAATATCTATTTCAAAAACATCCACATTACGCCGAAGAAGGCCGAGGAACGTCCTTTGTTCCGTGTGGGCAAAGATGTAGAGAATCTCTGGGTGGACAGCAAGGAGATGGCGGATGTGAAATATACTTTCAGGAATCCCATTCTTGGCGGTGATTATCCGGATCCTACTATCATCAGAAGTGGAGAAGATTACTATATGACACACTCCGCCTTTAACTATCTCCCCGGACTGACTATATTCCACTCACGCGACCTTGTAAACTGGCAACCTGTTAGTGTAGCGTTGACCCGTTATTTGGGTTCTGTATGGGCGCCGGACATCTGTAAGTATCAGGGAAAGTATTACATTTATTTCACTGTGTCACAGGGTAATGATCGCTTCAGCAATCATGTGGTTTATGCCGATTCACCTGAGGGGCCTTGGAGTGAACCGGTGGACTTGAAGATTGGGTACTGGATAGACCCTTGTCATGTAGTGGATGAGAGTACTGGCCAGCGGTGGTTGTTTCTTAGCGGTGGGCATCGGGTGAAATTGACGGATGACGGGCTGTCTGTAGCTGGAAAGTTGGAGAAAGTGTATGATGGCTGGCCTATCCCACAGCATTGGACGGTGGAAGGCATGGCACTTGAAGGTCCGAAGATGAAGAAGATTGGCGAATATTACTATTTTCTGAATGCACAGGGCGGTACTGCAGGGGCACCCACCAGCCACATGGCGGTGGTAGCTCGCTCCAAATCGGTAGACGGACCATGGGAAAACAGCCCTTGCAATCCGTTGATTCACACTTACAGCGGTGAGGAACAATGGTGGTCGAAAGGGCATGCCTCGCTCGTTGACACACCCGATGGCAGATGGTGGGCTGTGTATCATGCCTACGAAAAGGATTATCTTACGCTGGGGTGGCAAACTTTGTTGGAACCGATAGAGATTACGGAAGACGGTTGGCTGAAAGCTCCTTTGGAGAAGAAAGTAGAAGAGGAAATACCTTCCCCCTTGTCACTGAACGGTGCGGCAGACCGTCATGCACGATTGGATGAGTTTCGCATTGGCTTCGACTGGAAATTCTACAAGCGTTACCAACCCAGACGTGTACGTGTGGAAGGCGACACGCTTGTGTTGCAAGCACAAGGTGGTAATCCGGCGGAATCATCGCCCATGATGTTCGTTACGGGAGCACATAAGTATGAAATCAGTGCTCGTATCGAGTGCGACAGTGCTGCCGTTGCCGGACTTATCCTCTACTATAATGACCGCTTCTATGTAGGCACGGGGTGTGATCGGCACAACCGACACAAGTGGCGACGGGGTAAGTATCGTGGCCGATCGGGACAAGGTGATTACACTGCTCTTTGGCTGAAACTGCGCAACGAAGACCATGTGGTGACCGGCTATTACAGCTACGATGGCAAAAAGTGGATGAAAGAGACATTCGGCATGGAAATTTCCGGTTACAACCATAATACGCTGGATGATTTTCAGAGTGTGTTGCCCGGCCTGTTCGTATATGGCAAGGGGAAAGCACAGTTCACTGATTTTCAATATAAAGAGCTGGAATGA
- a CDS encoding RagB/SusD family nutrient uptake outer membrane protein, with protein MNNNRLNNKKKGLSGLTAAACGLLLLCGCSDFLEPKPLSFYDPTTTFTTEAGLQATMAAADKQLRDIWINGESNALALEYRLSELAANGKTDESNPFCDINGTLTPTNMRDQTGWFWNDVYYSGIKFPNTILTYINGVEGLEEATKNAYIGRAYFHRAIRYLNLVFQFKDIPLLTKVISVPKQNYATTDRKAILDMITKDMEFAVEWVPEQKDMDMVGQVNKGACRQLLIKCYLATGQWEKAKEQADILIDKSGYELMKEPFGTFVESGEPETWKITRNVIWDLHRAENKLTSANKEVIYGIVSRGSGESLNEFHTMRAFGPFWTDAKIKGPDGKPGATNFARNNAKYNKKYDFVRVIGRGIANIRPTYFATHTLWQVNGMDDKGDLRHSAKVGNWFPMDSLKYNDPASAYYGKTYAEVRPDCSQDTIRSWFDFPLYKIYLKDVVAEGKPQENNFKGATKGSIADWYIYRLAETYLLRAEAKFYMGDATGAADDVNEVRKRAHCEQHYTTVTIGDIMNERARELYLEELRQVELSRVSYCLALSGKPDEWGNVYDVNTYDRQEGTDANGGSYWYQRIVHYSGLYNTGKPINANGRVFNYEIGKHNLYWPVPNEDIKKNTGRQMRQNFGYDGYDPNITMWENWEDAVADEDKTE; from the coding sequence ATGAACAACAATAGATTAAACAATAAGAAAAAAGGACTGTCTGGTTTAACAGCGGCTGCATGCGGCCTGCTTCTTCTCTGCGGATGCTCGGATTTTTTGGAGCCTAAACCGCTTTCCTTCTATGACCCGACAACCACATTTACCACAGAAGCCGGTCTGCAAGCCACCATGGCAGCTGCCGACAAGCAACTACGTGACATTTGGATAAACGGTGAAAGCAATGCTCTTGCCTTGGAATATCGCCTTTCGGAATTGGCGGCTAACGGGAAAACGGATGAAAGCAATCCTTTTTGTGACATCAACGGTACGCTGACACCTACCAACATGCGCGACCAGACCGGATGGTTCTGGAATGATGTTTATTACTCCGGCATCAAGTTTCCCAATACGATTTTGACCTACATCAACGGGGTGGAAGGGCTTGAAGAAGCCACCAAGAATGCCTATATAGGCCGTGCATATTTTCATCGTGCAATCCGTTACCTGAATCTGGTGTTCCAGTTCAAGGACATTCCTCTGCTGACCAAAGTCATTTCAGTACCTAAACAGAATTACGCTACTACTGACCGCAAGGCCATTTTGGATATGATAACCAAAGATATGGAGTTTGCCGTGGAATGGGTGCCCGAGCAAAAGGACATGGATATGGTCGGCCAAGTGAACAAGGGCGCATGCCGCCAACTCCTGATAAAGTGCTATTTGGCCACCGGGCAATGGGAAAAGGCAAAAGAACAGGCTGATATCCTTATAGATAAATCCGGTTATGAACTGATGAAAGAACCTTTCGGTACTTTTGTAGAGAGTGGGGAGCCTGAAACTTGGAAGATAACCCGTAATGTTATCTGGGATTTGCATCGTGCAGAGAACAAGCTGACGAGTGCCAATAAGGAGGTAATCTATGGCATTGTCAGCCGTGGATCGGGAGAATCCTTAAATGAATTTCATACTATGCGTGCCTTCGGACCGTTTTGGACAGATGCTAAAATCAAGGGACCGGATGGGAAACCTGGTGCTACGAATTTTGCCCGTAACAACGCCAAGTATAACAAAAAGTATGACTTTGTGCGGGTCATAGGTCGTGGTATAGCCAATATCCGTCCCACTTACTTCGCCACCCACACTTTGTGGCAGGTGAATGGTATGGACGATAAAGGTGACTTGCGCCATAGTGCTAAGGTGGGTAACTGGTTCCCCATGGATTCGCTGAAATACAATGACCCGGCATCGGCTTATTATGGCAAGACGTACGCAGAGGTACGTCCGGATTGTTCGCAAGACACCATCCGTTCCTGGTTCGATTTTCCTCTGTATAAAATCTATTTAAAGGATGTAGTAGCTGAAGGCAAGCCGCAAGAAAACAACTTCAAAGGCGCAACCAAAGGGTCTATCGCCGACTGGTATATCTATCGTTTGGCTGAGACGTACCTGCTCCGCGCCGAAGCTAAATTCTACATGGGCGATGCAACCGGTGCGGCAGACGATGTAAATGAAGTGCGGAAGCGGGCACATTGCGAACAACACTACACCACTGTTACCATCGGAGACATCATGAACGAACGTGCCCGTGAACTCTATCTCGAAGAGTTGCGTCAGGTGGAACTAAGCCGTGTCTCCTACTGCCTTGCACTGAGTGGAAAGCCTGATGAATGGGGGAATGTTTATGATGTGAATACTTACGATCGGCAAGAAGGTACTGATGCCAACGGGGGTAGCTATTGGTATCAGCGGATAGTGCATTACAGTGGCTTGTACAACACGGGCAAACCAATCAATGCCAATGGACGTGTATTCAACTACGAAATAGGTAAGCACAACCTGTACTGGCCGGTTCCCAACGAGGACATCAAGAAAAACACAGGCAGGCAAATGCGTCAGAATTTCGGCTACGATGGTTACGATCCAAACATCACGATGTGGGAGAATTGGGAGGATGCCGTGGCTGATGAAGACAAGACAGAATAA
- a CDS encoding SusC/RagA family TonB-linked outer membrane protein, whose protein sequence is MKSNSFRLPSKATAVLLLCTGLVASHPLALWAEDGVTTVQAVQQQQVIVKGTVSDAMGPVIGANVIEKGNRGNGTITDIDGNFSLKVKPGATLEIHYIGYKTVEVKAVPGKPLNVTLTEDSEMLDEVVVVGYGTMRRKDVTGSVVQIRPTAMQNEAPKTVQDVLRGAPGLKVGLDTSAKGGGSLEIRGDRSLSSLTDGSPMIILDNMPFYGELSEINPEDIGQIDVLKDASAAAVYGARAANGVVIITTKKGKMGKPVINFSAKVGFVTKANYKEVYDGDGYMKYREDWYKTATYGMNPETGRYEAYQTGTIKPGYYDRPDRLPADVSIEDWRNYSVNAEGQSDLGIYADRVLTQTDQLIRDNFLAGRTYDWYNSAYQTGINQDYNASVSGAGEKMNYYMSVGYLRNEGVIRGTEYQAIRANMKLTTNITDWLEVSGNVNFQSRSDGDLALNEGSTLANSPFANYCDADGNLAVHPMGEKNTYNMGYNYDFNHQYEQLEKGYYVLNSIFTAKLKLPFNINYSFNASPRLQWFYDRWFQSSEHPDWDAVSHGANRNTASKFDWSINNTLSWDHTFVKKHHVMLTLVQEAEKHQSWSEGIAARNFQPTDVLGFHYVNTAGKLESSFSSSDSYRTAVGLLGRLFYSYDDRYMITASIRRDAYSAFGEKEPWATFPSVALAWTFTNEKFFKWEPMSMGKLRLSWGLNGNRAINDPYLALATLDIGAKMFGYLDASGNLKEMEYLKIGRMANPNLKWEKSEAYNVGLDFGFQNNRITGSLEGYVIKTKDMIMGRTLPPFTGFNDIATNLGEVQNKGVELIINSQNMATKNFEWNTSFSFAYMDNKVKHLYGEYEDVLDANGNIVGSKEKDEYGKWWIGRPIAAIWDYRVTGIWQPDEIEEAKKVGQLPGDPKVANNYTEDDIINSDGSRTPVYNDKDKEFLGQTTSPYILSMRNNFTILKNIDFSFNLYSCIGSKMKDTSYLNQVNASEIDYGLNQSIKEYWTPEHQSNTYARLNSKGPTGVNSPARYIDRSFIRLENISIGYTFPKSIVSRWGLSNLKVYGTIRNAALWTMSHWKLNDIETGGLAPRTYSLGINVTL, encoded by the coding sequence ATGAAATCAAACTCATTCAGACTTCCGAGTAAAGCGACAGCCGTCTTACTGCTTTGTACCGGTCTCGTAGCGAGCCACCCGCTTGCCCTGTGGGCAGAGGACGGCGTGACTACTGTGCAGGCTGTGCAGCAACAGCAAGTCATAGTGAAAGGTACGGTCAGTGATGCCATGGGGCCCGTCATCGGTGCCAATGTTATTGAAAAAGGAAACAGAGGAAATGGAACTATTACTGATATTGATGGAAACTTCTCGCTCAAAGTGAAACCGGGTGCCACTTTGGAAATCCACTACATCGGCTATAAAACCGTAGAGGTAAAGGCTGTACCGGGAAAACCGTTGAATGTGACCTTGACGGAAGACAGCGAGATGCTAGACGAGGTGGTTGTTGTGGGGTACGGCACAATGCGTCGGAAAGATGTCACCGGCTCCGTCGTACAGATACGCCCCACAGCCATGCAGAACGAAGCCCCCAAGACCGTGCAAGACGTGCTTCGCGGCGCACCGGGTCTGAAGGTGGGGCTCGACACGTCGGCCAAAGGCGGCGGCTCACTCGAAATCCGTGGCGACCGCTCGCTGTCCAGCCTGACGGACGGCTCTCCGATGATTATCCTTGATAATATGCCATTTTATGGTGAGTTGTCTGAAATCAATCCTGAAGACATCGGGCAGATAGACGTGTTGAAGGATGCTTCGGCAGCAGCCGTTTATGGTGCCCGTGCGGCAAATGGCGTGGTCATCATCACTACCAAGAAAGGAAAGATGGGCAAACCTGTCATTAACTTCAGTGCAAAGGTGGGCTTCGTAACTAAAGCCAATTATAAAGAAGTATATGATGGTGACGGTTATATGAAGTACCGTGAAGACTGGTACAAGACCGCTACTTACGGAATGAATCCCGAAACCGGGCGTTACGAGGCCTACCAGACGGGAACTATCAAGCCCGGTTATTATGACCGTCCCGACCGCTTGCCTGCCGATGTTTCCATCGAAGACTGGCGCAACTATTCGGTCAATGCCGAAGGGCAGTCAGACCTCGGTATTTATGCTGACCGTGTGTTGACCCAGACAGACCAGTTGATACGTGACAACTTCCTTGCCGGAAGAACATACGACTGGTACAACAGCGCTTATCAAACCGGTATCAACCAGGATTATAATGCCAGTGTCTCTGGAGCGGGCGAGAAAATGAACTACTATATGTCCGTAGGCTATCTTCGTAATGAAGGGGTCATTCGGGGTACTGAATACCAAGCCATCCGTGCCAATATGAAATTGACTACCAACATTACTGACTGGCTGGAAGTCAGCGGTAATGTCAACTTCCAAAGCCGTAGTGATGGCGACCTGGCATTGAATGAAGGCTCCACACTCGCCAACAGTCCCTTTGCCAACTACTGCGATGCAGATGGAAACCTTGCCGTACATCCCATGGGTGAGAAGAACACCTACAACATGGGTTATAACTACGACTTCAACCATCAATATGAGCAACTTGAAAAGGGATATTACGTGCTGAACTCCATTTTCACAGCCAAACTGAAACTGCCGTTTAACATTAACTATTCATTCAATGCTTCTCCGCGCCTCCAGTGGTTCTACGACCGCTGGTTCCAGTCATCCGAACATCCCGATTGGGATGCGGTAAGCCACGGTGCCAACCGCAATACAGCTTCAAAATTCGACTGGTCTATCAATAACACCTTGTCATGGGACCATACTTTCGTTAAAAAACACCATGTCATGCTGACTTTGGTACAGGAAGCTGAAAAACACCAGTCATGGTCGGAAGGTATTGCCGCCCGTAATTTCCAGCCCACTGATGTATTGGGATTCCACTATGTGAATACGGCAGGAAAATTGGAGAGCAGCTTTTCCTCGTCTGACAGCTATCGCACAGCTGTAGGGCTGTTGGGGCGCCTGTTCTATTCTTACGACGACCGCTACATGATTACTGCATCCATCCGCCGAGATGCCTATTCGGCCTTCGGAGAGAAAGAACCTTGGGCCACATTCCCCTCTGTAGCCCTGGCATGGACTTTTACCAACGAAAAGTTCTTTAAATGGGAACCCATGAGCATGGGTAAGCTGAGACTCTCGTGGGGATTGAACGGAAACCGTGCCATTAACGACCCCTATCTGGCACTTGCCACACTCGATATCGGCGCCAAAATGTTTGGTTACTTGGATGCTTCGGGTAATCTGAAAGAGATGGAATACCTGAAAATCGGTCGTATGGCAAATCCCAACCTGAAGTGGGAAAAGAGCGAGGCCTACAACGTGGGCTTGGACTTCGGTTTCCAGAACAACCGCATCACCGGTTCTTTGGAAGGCTATGTGATAAAAACCAAGGATATGATTATGGGGCGTACGCTTCCTCCTTTCACCGGTTTCAATGACATTGCCACCAACTTGGGAGAGGTACAGAACAAAGGTGTGGAACTAATCATCAACTCACAGAATATGGCAACAAAGAACTTTGAGTGGAACACCAGTTTCAGCTTTGCTTACATGGATAATAAAGTGAAGCACCTTTATGGCGAATATGAAGATGTGCTCGATGCCAACGGAAACATTGTGGGTAGCAAGGAAAAAGACGAATATGGCAAATGGTGGATAGGACGCCCCATCGCTGCGATATGGGATTACCGTGTCACCGGTATCTGGCAACCCGACGAGATTGAAGAAGCTAAGAAAGTAGGCCAGCTACCGGGTGACCCCAAAGTGGCCAACAACTACACGGAAGACGACATCATCAATTCCGATGGCAGTCGTACCCCTGTTTATAACGACAAGGATAAGGAGTTCTTGGGACAAACTACTTCTCCTTACATTCTTTCCATGCGGAACAACTTCACTATCCTGAAAAATATCGACTTCTCCTTCAATCTCTATTCCTGTATCGGTTCCAAGATGAAAGACACCTCCTACCTGAACCAAGTGAACGCTTCAGAAATAGATTATGGCTTGAATCAGAGTATAAAAGAATACTGGACTCCGGAGCATCAGTCCAACACGTATGCACGGCTCAATTCTAAAGGACCTACGGGAGTAAATTCACCGGCAAGGTATATTGACCGCTCGTTCATCCGTCTCGAAAACATTTCGATTGGGTATACCTTCCCGAAATCCATTGTTTCCAGATGGGGACTTTCTAATTTGAAGGTTTATGGCACCATCCGTAATGCTGCCCTTTGGACCATGTCTCATTGGAAACTGAACGACATAGAGACCGGTGGTCTTGCACCTCGCACTTATTCTTTAGGTATAAATGTAACTTTATAA
- a CDS encoding DNA-binding domain-containing protein gives MAKNVLRAWLVDNTVTTDDKTDKIFQLETTRSIDKNIILDRMVAKNPGVRRETMALGIELMEEVIAEALMNGESVNTGLFRGVAQFRGVAKQNAWNAVTNSIYVSFTQGKTLREAIKDTRVDVLGERPTKFYIGSGRDAATRATDFSATAGRNFTLFGKNLTVAGTDPSVGVMLTSAITGTVTKIDNAMIVLNEPSRLIILLPASLEDGEYMLTVTTQYRGGGGALLKTPRSTSHTIYIGEAPEAGGSTEKPDGSDGNLEENPLG, from the coding sequence ATGGCAAAAAATGTATTAAGGGCATGGTTGGTAGACAACACGGTGACTACCGATGACAAGACGGACAAGATTTTCCAACTGGAGACCACCCGTAGCATCGACAAGAATATTATCTTGGACCGCATGGTGGCAAAGAATCCTGGTGTGCGGCGCGAGACGATGGCATTAGGCATCGAACTGATGGAAGAGGTGATAGCCGAAGCGTTGATGAATGGTGAGAGTGTGAACACTGGGCTGTTTCGTGGTGTGGCACAGTTTCGCGGCGTAGCGAAGCAGAACGCCTGGAATGCAGTAACCAACAGCATTTATGTCTCGTTCACTCAGGGCAAGACGCTTCGCGAGGCTATTAAGGATACACGTGTGGACGTGTTGGGAGAACGTCCCACAAAATTCTACATCGGCAGCGGACGGGATGCCGCTACTCGCGCAACGGACTTCAGCGCCACGGCAGGTCGCAATTTCACCCTTTTCGGCAAGAACCTCACGGTGGCAGGTACTGACCCTTCGGTGGGCGTTATGCTGACTTCCGCTATCACAGGAACTGTGACAAAGATAGACAACGCCATGATTGTGCTGAACGAGCCTTCGCGACTCATTATCTTGCTGCCTGCATCGTTGGAAGACGGCGAGTATATGCTTACAGTGACCACACAGTACAGAGGCGGTGGCGGTGCTCTGTTGAAAACACCCCGTAGTACCTCTCATACCATTTATATAGGCGAGGCACCCGAAGCTGGTGGTTCTACGGAGAAACCGGATGGCAGTGACGGGAATTTGGAAGAGAATCCGTTAGGATAA